One genomic region from Dehalobacter restrictus DSM 9455 encodes:
- a CDS encoding carbohydrate-binding domain-containing protein — MGPKPPKKKIVSIGMIAILCIFLLTLTACSSQNTAESDSSGVAGDSTEDRISVDYDDEDTNAQWDDTQASHITFSGDSMKTEGNGVSVVDNVVTILSAGTYVISGAIADAQIIVYTEDKNTVRLILNGVDMTCSTSAPIYVLKSEKTVITLADGTKNTLKDGSSYTYSDPKAEEPDAVIFSKSDLTINGSGSLNVKANFKNGITSKDELRIVSGNISVDAVNNGIIGRDFLTVKDGNITVNAGDDGFKSSNDADAAKGFILIEAGTINITAGDDGMHSDATLDIYAGEVTIAKSYEGIESAVINIHGGDVNVKSSDDGINGAGGTDSSSVNGRPGQNDFASSGDCSMSINGGTIVVDSGGDGIDINGSVTMTDGKIIVNGPTDNGNGALDYTGSFTVTGGFLVAAGSAGMAEAPDTNSSLYALNINLPSDQQAGTIIRIENADGKEVLTFAPTKMFRNLVVCSSELTKGTTYKIYYGGSSSGTSVNGLYSGGTYTPGTRYEEVAISEKVTRVGSYSGGMGGRAFKR; from the coding sequence ATGGGCCCTAAGCCCCCCAAGAAAAAAATAGTTTCCATTGGCATGATTGCTATATTGTGCATATTCCTTTTAACGTTAACAGCTTGTTCTTCACAGAATACAGCGGAATCGGACAGCTCCGGCGTCGCCGGGGACAGTACTGAGGACCGTATCTCCGTTGATTATGACGACGAAGATACCAATGCACAATGGGATGATACCCAGGCCTCGCATATTACTTTTTCAGGGGACTCCATGAAGACAGAGGGAAACGGAGTTAGCGTTGTCGATAATGTTGTAACCATTCTATCTGCAGGTACGTATGTTATCAGCGGTGCAATTGCCGACGCTCAGATTATCGTCTACACTGAGGACAAGAATACCGTCAGACTGATCCTGAATGGTGTCGATATGACCTGTTCAACCAGTGCACCTATTTATGTGCTGAAATCTGAGAAGACTGTCATTACCCTGGCAGACGGTACGAAAAATACGCTGAAGGACGGCTCATCCTACACTTACTCGGATCCTAAAGCAGAGGAACCGGATGCAGTGATCTTCAGTAAAAGTGACCTGACGATTAATGGCAGCGGATCATTAAATGTCAAAGCCAACTTCAAAAATGGCATAACGAGCAAAGATGAACTCAGAATCGTGAGCGGCAACATTTCCGTGGATGCTGTGAATAACGGGATCATTGGCCGTGACTTTCTTACCGTTAAAGATGGCAATATCACGGTGAACGCCGGAGATGACGGGTTCAAATCTTCTAATGATGCGGATGCTGCTAAAGGCTTTATTCTGATTGAAGCAGGAACAATTAATATTACAGCCGGTGATGACGGGATGCATTCTGATGCAACGCTGGATATTTACGCCGGAGAGGTTACGATTGCGAAATCTTATGAAGGAATTGAAAGTGCTGTGATCAATATCCATGGCGGGGATGTGAACGTGAAGTCAAGCGACGATGGTATCAACGGTGCAGGAGGTACAGATTCTTCCTCAGTGAATGGCCGGCCGGGTCAAAATGATTTTGCGTCTTCGGGTGACTGCAGTATGAGCATCAATGGTGGTACCATCGTTGTTGATTCAGGCGGTGATGGGATTGATATCAACGGATCGGTCACCATGACCGATGGAAAGATCATTGTCAACGGACCAACGGACAACGGTAACGGTGCTCTGGATTATACCGGATCATTCACCGTAACCGGCGGGTTCCTGGTAGCGGCAGGCAGCGCAGGCATGGCAGAGGCTCCGGATACGAATTCATCCCTCTATGCTTTGAACATTAACCTGCCGTCTGATCAGCAGGCCGGTACGATCATCAGGATCGAAAATGCAGATGGTAAAGAAGTGCTTACTTTCGCGCCGACCAAAATGTTCCGGAACCTGGTCGTATGTTCATCGGAATTAACCAAAGGCACAACCTATAAGATTTATTATGGAGGAAGTTCATCAGGCACATCGGTAAACGGTCTCTATTCAGGGGGAACCTATACGCCTGGAACACGCTACGAAGAGGTTGCGATTTCCGAGAAGGTTACGCGTGTCGGTTCCTATAGCGGAGGAATGGGCGGCAGAGCCTTCAAACGATAG
- a CDS encoding site-2 protease family protein has translation MDFDIVQTLYMLPGIIIGLTFHEFAHAQTAVWLGDDTPRLQGRTSLNPLVHIDIIGFLMLVIAHFGWAKPVQVDTSNFKNRKRDDILVSLAGPVMNLLLAVCFVILIWAISYIPESILDSNTLNILQSIFVNAVWMNVVLFVFNLLPIPPLDGSHVVFGLLGLKDSSLYSQIYQMSTFILLILIITNVINIVIGPPIEYVYKFLISPLL, from the coding sequence ATGGATTTTGATATTGTTCAAACCCTTTATATGTTACCCGGAATCATTATTGGTCTTACCTTTCATGAGTTTGCCCACGCCCAGACCGCAGTGTGGTTGGGTGATGATACGCCCAGACTGCAGGGCAGGACGTCGCTTAACCCGTTGGTTCATATTGACATTATTGGATTTCTGATGCTGGTCATCGCCCATTTTGGCTGGGCTAAGCCTGTTCAGGTTGACACCAGCAATTTTAAAAACAGAAAAAGAGATGACATTCTGGTATCCCTGGCCGGACCGGTGATGAACTTGTTGCTTGCAGTATGTTTCGTGATCCTGATATGGGCCATCAGTTATATTCCGGAAAGCATCCTCGATAGCAATACTTTAAATATTCTTCAAAGTATCTTTGTTAATGCGGTCTGGATGAATGTCGTCTTGTTTGTCTTTAACCTTCTGCCAATCCCGCCGCTCGACGGTTCCCATGTTGTCTTTGGTTTGCTCGGTTTGAAAGACAGCAGTCTGTACAGCCAAATTTATCAGATGAGTACGTTTATCTTACTGATTTTGATTATTACAAATGTGATCAATATCGTGATCGGGCCGCCGATTGAGTATGTCTATAAGTTTCTAATCAGTCCTTTGCTTTGA
- a CDS encoding cupin domain-containing protein, with product MEKHFLKNIDFGKVLDMASLVDYQNGQVVSRTLAQSKALSLTLFAFDLGEEISSHSSGGDAMVYILDGSARITIGSQDYVLEKGQTIVMPAAIPHAIFAAAKFKMLLIVVFNIDS from the coding sequence ATGGAAAAACATTTTCTTAAAAACATTGATTTTGGTAAAGTTCTGGATATGGCTTCTTTGGTAGATTACCAGAACGGTCAGGTCGTCAGCAGAACGCTGGCCCAGAGCAAAGCCTTAAGTCTGACACTTTTTGCGTTTGATCTGGGAGAAGAGATCAGCTCCCACTCCTCTGGCGGAGATGCGATGGTCTACATCCTTGATGGCAGCGCCCGGATCACGATCGGATCTCAGGACTATGTGCTGGAAAAAGGCCAGACCATCGTCATGCCTGCAGCTATCCCGCACGCAATATTTGCTGCCGCGAAATTCAAAATGCTACTGATCGTTGTATTCAATATTGACTCATAA